The Clarias gariepinus isolate MV-2021 ecotype Netherlands chromosome 7, CGAR_prim_01v2, whole genome shotgun sequence genome includes a window with the following:
- the dmxl2 gene encoding dmX-like protein 2 isoform X5, with protein sequence MHLHQVLTGAVNPGDCCYSVGSVSDVPFTAYGSGCDIVILASDFECVQIIPGAQHGNIQVGCVECSHQLGRIAASYGNTVCIFEPTSTNQNKRHKQLNYQWQKTGQFLLNAMTYNLAWDPQGKRILAATEWLQLWAPPAADVLLEEDEDEKSHPVLNDWKCVWQCKTASAVRVIKWSPDGEYFATVGKDDCLLKVWYSTLGWRSVMVDVCEKKSSSLHFSFIYLAHPRTVTGFSWRKTSKYMAKGSVCNVLLTSCVDGICRLWSETLLPEDSLLGGQITENSSSTSSLQHSGQKDKIQHALESIHHLKQLRRGRRRSSALVTHTELLPSQLNSHELHRHITHHGNALCHFHISASINPNTDIPAALAGSGLFSSGDSNGGFVVHWLNNKDLSFTSSMDVFMQHLRKFSEQNLEHTAEDNKQDTNAKFDFDLDEMSDKASEHEEGDQDGSTKASSPGSSSSVPPPSVLLERKMESLTLEWNRSPDMLFTIHPLDGSFLVWHIKYLDEYIPGIFRQVQVAFSSRIPVAFPTGDANSLSKNIMMYACTSPERDPEVPVLEQDRKSSSLGAVIGPAVMMVSKHVDGSLNQWAVTFAEKSAFSNVLTVSHKFRYCGHRFHLNDLACHTVLPLLLTSSHHNAVLTPPPGQDDQRCAPSRPPRPSRGLAPKEMGGNAATRTFHDPNAIYSELILWRVDHIGPLSCTGGVSEIARINSLHTAAFSNVAWLPTLIPSSVLGTYCNSASACFVASDGKNLRLYQAVVDARKLLDELSDPETSKLVGEVFNIVSQQSTARPGCIIELDVITNQCGSSTQLLHVFQEDFILGYKPHDDITDVNTADFPSADEFLPPPFSEKFFLVVIEKDENRNSVLQMWHLHLKSVHACVDDPPQAQPFQNQLMVPNMLVNFDSSPESTPGQSPLPRSSSSANLQSASRLILSSTLVYSHRLELPLGVEVIRATPSAGHLSSSSIYPVCLAPYLIVTACSDGRVRFWRCSVDSEDCPSYRWEPWCLLNEEEDNNSALTVSGRPVAVSCSYTGRLAVAFKQLVSLEPSSSSKDFSMHVSIFECESTGGSEWVLEQTIHLDDFGKPVSALDPRISVDSNLVVYSKSDLFVRKQNPNIKHFVHLDWLSKEDGSHILTVGVGSLILMYGRISGIVSEQTGGKDGVAVVTLPLGGSVKQGVRSRWVLLRSVDLVSSVDGTPSLPVSLSWVRDGILVIGMDCEMHVYAQWYQDKKPGDSEENDDTFMAKKGAIEMTDDVIRVPAVIQDGGLFEAAHSLSPTLPQYHPTQLLELMDLGKVRRAKAILSHLVKCIAGEVAVVRDAVAGEGGARRHLSRTISVTGSTGKDTIVAGRDGGRDYTEINSIPPLPLYALLSADLDTSYRNKLADDVKCPERETQKTSEDQYAELFHDTAVNTDDFASFAYSDKAEKKTRVIDLSQYGPTCFGPEHAQVLSSHLMHSSLPGLTRLEQMFLVALADTVATTSAEVGGATNKQYRGGEALDECGLRYLLAMRLHTCLLTSLPPLYRMQLLHQGVSTCHFAWAFHSEAEEEMLNMIPAMQRGDPQWSELRAVGVGWWIRNINTLRRMVEKVAKAAFQRNNDPLDAALFYLAMKKKAVLWGLFRSQHDEKMTQFFSHNFSEDRWRKAALKNAFSLLGKQRFEQSAAFFLLAGSLKDAIEVCLEKMEDIQLAMIVARLYESDFESSSTCQGVLYEKVLGCRRDGTGFSCVRMHPDPFLRSIAFWIMKDYTRSLDTLLEQTPKEDDENPEVMVKSCNPMVFSFYNYLRTHPLIVRRHFASPDGSERNSGPDQINLIERKLFFTTANAHFKVGCPVLALEVLSKIPKVTKKSSSLSNGASTANVGDAQNPARASDLDWSQPLVKSEDDELKLDWGDDDEDEDEDDEEEDKKGLMMKEELKKDVEEEEGEVEKTASEWKVDVIAEQLKFRACLKILMTELRTLATGYEVDGGKLRFQLYSWLEKEIEAMHRICNYKVDSQGSVGELEKWSGSVSVEMDEYERSGETDVYERHLQDRRRLQAKQLHSERRKAWLRKNEALLRVFLTYCSLHGAKGGGVTSVRMELLFLLQESQQETTVKQLQSPLPLATTLPLLSASIAPTKTVMANPVMHLNNHILDILYTIVQTEAPPHPDTPDDRVNSLHTLAASLSACIYQALCDSHSYSSQSEANQFTGMVYQGLLLSGRRRLRTESIEEQATPTSTPAHWPGVASLISLLASSQGEDQPRLNVMLCEAVVAVYLSLLLHGLGTHSTNELFRLAAHPLNARMWAAVFGGGAKIIIKPKRPPEIAPAPPPTPPSEEVDRQRRRFNMRMLVPGRPVKETQVTPPPIPTERPAYKEKFIPPELSMWDYFVAKPFLPLSDSGALYDSDESGEEDEEEEDDAFLSDTQMTEHSDPNSYSWCLIRLVMVKLALHNVKNFLPITGLDFTDLPVSSPLCNSVLKSMESWEQQLQEKMDRFDGPPPNYINTFPADASLGGGPAALRLKAMLEPDNTPFNQSDHTNQDAQKDEGNVSLPFFLSLPLPLSLSLPLCFSLHRAKHRLSFPARRLWHFLVKQEVLQETLIRYIFTKKRKQSECLENHVDFHTHNCVAGSHKNNKVEADLGYPGGKAKIIHKESDIIMAFAINKAKPSEIVLASTHDVQEVDVSSLLAAQSYTWIGDDFDKESRSSEDDYRSSHTNIAQSSSAPFAPPPMPVSASMPWLGSGQTSMGASVLVKRNLNNVKRMTSHPIYQYYMTGAQDGSVRMFEWNRPQQLICFRQAGNARVTRLYFNSQGNKCGVADGEGFLSLWQVNQTSSNPKPYLSWQCHSKVCGDFSFITSSSLIATAGHSTDGRNVCLWDTLISPSNTMVHAFPCHENGATVLQYAPKQQLIISGGRKGFVCIFDLRQRQLLHTFQAHDSAIKALALDASEDFFITGSAEGNMKVWKLSGHGLMHSFSTEHAKQSIFRNIGAGVMQIETRPVNRIFTCGADGTLKMRVLPDRYHAPSSIFDIL encoded by the exons atgcatctCCACCAGGTGCTGACGGGGGCGGTGAACCCGGGTGACTGCTGCTACTCGGTGGGGAGCGTCAGTGACGTCCCGTTCACG gcgTATGGTTCTGGGTGTGACATCGTGATCTTGGCCAGTGATTTCGAGTGTGTACAGATTATCCCCGGAGCTCAGCATGGGAACATCCAGGTGGGGTGTGTGGAGTGTTCACACCAACTGGGACGG ATCGCTGCATCGTACGGAAACACAGTGTGTATCTTCGAACCGACGTCCACCAACCAGAACAAGAGACACAAA CAACTGAACTACCAGTGGCAGAAAACTGGACAGTTTCTACTGAACGCCATGACGTACAACCTGGCCTGGGACccacaag gtaagcGCATCCTGGCGGCGACGGAGTGGCTGCAGCTTTGGGCTCCACCCGCCGCGGACGTGCTGCTGGAGGAAGACGAAGATGAGAAGTCACACCCCGTCCTCAACGACTGGAAGTGTGTGTGGCAGTGCAA gACTGCTTCGGCTGTGCGTGTAATTAAATGGTCTCCTGATGGGGAATACTTCGCCACTGTGGGAAAG gaCGACTGCCTGTTGAAGGTGTGGTACTCCACCCTGGGCTGGAGGTCTGTGATGGTGGACGTGTGTGAGAAGAAGTCCAGCTCTCTCCACTTCTCCTTCATCTACCTGGCTCATCCCAGAACCGTCACAGGGTTCTCCTGGAGGAAGACCAGCAAATACATGGccaa gggcTCGGTGTGTAACGTGTTGCTAACGTCGTGTGTGGACGGGATCTGTCGTCTGTGGAGTGAGACGCTGCTGCCTGAGGACAGTTTACTGGGGGGACAAATCACTGAGAACAGCAGCTCCACATCATCACTACAGCACAGCGGGCAGAAAGATAAAATACAACACGCACtggag tcGATCCACCACCTGAAGCAGCTCAGACGTGGTCGCAGGAGATCCTCAGCTCTGGTCACACACACCGAACTCCTGCCCAGCCAACTGAACTCACACGAGCTGCACCGACACATCACACACCACGGCAACGCCCTGTGTCACTTCCACATCTCCGCCAGTATCAACCccaatacag atatCCCGGCGGCTCTGGCCGGGTCCGGTCTCTTCTCCTCAGGAGACAGTAATGGAGGTTTCGTGGTTCACTGGCTGAATAATAAAGACCTGAGCTTCACCTCCTCCATGGACGTCTTCATGCAGCACCTGAGGAAGTTCTCCGAGCAGAACCTCGAGCACACCGCTGAGGACAACAAGCAGGACACCAACGCCAAGTTCGACtttg ATCTGGACGAGATGTCGGACAAGGCGTCGGAGCACGAGGAAGGCGATCAGGACGGCAGCACGAAGGCGTCGTCCCCCGGCTCCAGCTCCAGTGTCCCTCCTCCCTCCGTCCTCCTGGAGCGTAAGATGGAGTCTCTGACTCTGGAGTGGAACCGCAGCCCAGACATGCTCTTCACCATCCACCCTCTCGACGGCTCCTTCCTCGTCTGGCACATCAAGTACCTGGACGAGTACATCCCCGGAATCTTCCGCCAGGTCCAG GTGGCGTTCTCCTCGCGGATCCCCGTCGCCTTCCCCACCGGCGACGCCAACTCTCTGAGTAAGAACATCATGATGTACGCCTGCACGTCCCCCGAGCGGGACCCCGAGGTCCCCGTGCTGGAGCAGGACAGGAAGTCCTCGTCCCTGGGCGCGGTGATCGGCCCGGCCGTCATGATGGTGTCGAAGCACGTGGACGGCTCTCTGAACCAGTGGGCAGTGACCTTCGCCGAGAAATCCGCCTTCTCCAACGTTCTCACCGTCTCGCACAAGTTCCGTTACTGCGGACACCGCTTCCACCTCAACGACCTCGCCTGCCACACCGTCCTGCCCCTGCTCCTGACCTCCTCGCATCACAACGCCGTTCTGACTCCGCCCCCGGGGCAGGACGACCAGCGCTGCGCCCCATCTCGCCCCCCGCGTCCGTCCAGAGGCCTCGCTCCGAAGGAGATGGGCGGCAACGCGGCGACTCGCACCTTCCACGACCCCAACGCCATCTACAGCGAGCTGATCTTGTGGCGCGTCGACCACATCGGGCCTCTCTCCTGTACGGGGGGCGTGTCCGAAATCGCACGCATCAACTCCCTGCACACTGCCGCCTTCTCCAACGTCGCCTGGCTGCCCACGCTCATCCCCAGCTCTGTACTCG gAACGTACTGTAACTCTGCAAGCGCATGTTTTGTGGCGTCGGATGGAAAAAACCTGCGTCTCTATCAAGCTGTCGTGGACGCCCGGAAACTTCTGGACGAGCTGTCTGACCCAGAGACCtcg aaatTAGTAGGTGAGGTCTTTAACATTGTGAGTCAGCAGTCCACGGCTCGGCCCGGCTGCATCATCGAGCTAGATGTTATCACTAAccag TGTGGCTCGAGCACGCAGCTGCTCCACGTCTTTCAGGAGGATTTCATCTTAGGATACAAACCTCACGATGACATCACCGACGTAAACACTGCGGACTTCCCATCAGCTGATG AGTTTCTTCCGCCTCCGTTTTCCGAGAAGTTCTTCTTGGTCGTGATCGAGAAAGACGAGAACAGAAACTCTGTACTGCAGATGTGGCACCTTCATCTGAagtctgtgcacgcgtgtgtgg ACGACCCCCCACAGGCTCAACCCTTCCAGAACCAGCTGATGGTTCCGAACATGTTGGTTAACTTCGACTCGTCTCCCGAGTCGACTCCGGGTCAGAGCCCTCTTCCTCGCTCGTCTTCCTCGGCTAACCTGCAGTCAGCCAGCAGGCTCATCCTCAGCTCCACCCTCGTCTACAGCCACAGACTGGAGCTCCCCCTGGGGGTGGAGGTGATCCGCGCAACACCGTCCGCAG GTCACTTAAGCTCCTCCTCCATTTACCCGGTGTGTCTGGCTCCCTATCTGATCGTGACGGCGTGTTCAGACGGACGCGTTAGGTTTTGGAGATGCTCCGTCGATTCAGAAGACTGTCCCTCGTACCGCTGGGAGCCGTGGTGCCTCCTGAACGAGGAGGAGGACAACAACAGCGCCCTGACCGTTTCGGGTCGCCCCGTCGCCGTCAGCTGCTCCTACACCGGACGGCTCGCTGTCGCCTTCAAACAGTTGGTCTCCCTCGAGCCCAGCTCGAGCTCTAAAGACTTCTCCATGCACGTCTCCATCTTCGAGTGCGAATCCACAGGGGGGTCCGAGTGGGTCCTGGAGCAGACGATCCATCTGGATGACTTCGGGAAACCCGTCAGTGCTCTGGATCCCAGAATCAGCGTGGACAGCAACCTGGTGGTTTACAGCAAGTCAGATCTTTTTGTTAGAAAGCAGAACCCCAACATCAAACACTTCGTGCACCTGGATTGGCTCTCGAAAGAAGACGGATCGCACATCCTCACCGTCGGAGTCGGGTCCCTCATCCTGATGTACGGACGGATCTCCGGCATCGTGTCGGAACAAACCGGAGGAAAGGATGGCGTGGCTGTGGTCACCCTGCCTCTAGGGGGCAGCGTTAAACAAGGTGTCCGCTCCCGCTGGGTTCTGCTGCGCTCCGTCGATCTGGTTTCCTCCGTGGACGGGACGCCGTCTCTTCCCGTCTCCCTGTCCTGGGTCCGAGACGGAATCCTGGTGATCGGGATGGACTGCGAGATGCACGTCTATGCTCAGTGGTACCAGGATAAGAAGCCCGGCGACTCTGAGGAAAATGACGACACTTTCATGGCGAAAAAAGGCGCCATCGAGATGACGGACGACGTGATCAGAGTTCCCGCCGTCATACAAGACGGCGGACTTTTCGAAGCGGCGCATTCGCTGTCCCCGACGCTGCCTCAGTACCACCCCACCCAGCTGTTAGAGCTGATGGACTTGGGGAAGGTGAGACGTGCGAAGGCCATCCTGTCCCACCTGGTCAAGTGCATCGCCGGTGAGGTCGCCGTGGTCAGGGACGCCGTGGCGGGAGAGGGCGGAGCCAGACGACACCTTTCTCGTACCATCAGCGTCACGGGAAGCACCGGCAAGGACACGATCGTCGCTGGAAGAGACGGCGGCCGCGATTACACGGAGATCAACTCCATCCCCCCTCTCCCGCTGTACGCGCTGCTCTCGGCCGACCTCGACACGTCTTACAGAAACAAACTGGCCGATGACGTGAAATGTCCGGAGCGCGAGACGCAGAAGACCTCGGAGGATCAGTACGCCGAGCTCTTCCATGACACCGCGGTGAACACCGACGACTTCGCGAGCTTCGCCTATTCGGACAAGGCAGAGAAGAAGACCCGAGTGATCGACCTGTCTCAGTACGGCCCTACCTGCTTCGGACCCGAACACGCCCAGGTGCTGTCCTCTCACCTGATGCACTCCAGCCTTCCCGGACTCACACGCCTCGAGCAGATGTTCCTGGTGGCGCTCGCTGATACCGTGGCAACGACCAGCGCTGAGGTGGGCGGAGCCACTAATAAACAGTACAGAG GTGGTGAGGCTCTGGACGAGTGTGGTCTGAGGTACCTGCTGGCGATGCGTTTACACACCTGTCTGCTTACATCACTTCCTCCTCTGTACCGCATGCAGCTGCTGCACCAAG gcgtcTCGACGTGTCACTTTGCCTGGGCGTTTCACTCTGAGGCCGAGGAGGAGATGCTGAACATGATCCCGGCCATGCAGAGAGGAGACCCGCAGTGGTCCGAGCTCCGGGCCGTGGGTGTGGGCTGGTGGATCAGGAACATCAACACACTCAGACGCATGGTGGAGAag GTGGCCAAAGCAGCGTTTCAGAGGAATAACGATCCCCTGGATGCTGCACTTTTCTACCTGGCCATGAAGAAGAAAGCTGTGCTGTGGGGTCTCTTCAG gtctCAGCATGATGAGAAGATGACTCAGTTTTTCAGCCATAACTTCAGTGAGGATCGCTGGAGGAAGGCGGCGCTGAAGAACGCGTTCTCTCTGCTGGGGAAGCAGCGCTTTGAGCAATCAGCGGCCTTCTTCCTGCTCGCCGGGTCACTCAAAGACGCCATCGAa gtgtgtttgGAGAAGATGGAGGACATCCAGCTGGCGATGATCGTGGCCCGTCTGTACGAGTCCGACTTCGAGAGCTCGTCCACGTGTCAGGGCGTCCTGTACGAGAAGGTTCTGGGCTGCAGGCGGGACGGAACCGGGTTCTCCTGCGTCAGGATGCACCCGGACCCGTTCCTCAGGAGCATCGCCTTCTGGATCATGAAGGACTACACGCGCTCGCTGGACACACTGCTGGAGCAGACGCCCAAAGAGGACGACGAGAACCCGG agGTGATGGTGAAGTCGTGTAATCCGATGGTGTTCAGTTTCTATAACTACCTGCGGACGCACCCTCTGATCGTACGCAGGCACTTCGCGTCTCCCGACGGCTCCGAGCGCAACAGCGGCCCCGACCAGATCAACCTGATCGAGCGCAAGCTCTTCTTCACCACCGCCAACGCGCACTTCAAAGTGGGCTGTCCCGTCCTGGCGCTCGAGGTGCTGTCCAAAATACCCAAAGTCACCAAGAAGTCCTCGTCTCTCAGTAACGGAGCGTCCACCGCTAACGTCGGCGACGCCCAGAACCCCGCCCGCGCATCTGACCTGGACTGGAGTCAACCGCTGGTGAAGAGCGAGGACGACGAGCTAAAGCTGGACTGGGGAGACGATGATGAGGACGAGGACGAGGACGATGAAGAAGAGGATAAGAAGGGGCTGATGATGAAGGAGGAGCTAAAGAAGGacgtggaggaggaggagggggaggtggAGAAGACAGCGAGCGAGTGGAAGGTGGACGTGATCGCGGAGCAGTTGAAGTTCCGCGCGTGTCTGAAGATCCTGATGACGGAGCTGCGGACGCTCGCCACCGGGTACGAGGTGGACGGAGGGAAACTGCGCTTCCAGCTCTACAGCTGGCTGGAGAAGGAGATCGAGGCCATGCACCGCATCTGTAACTACAAG GTGGACAGTCAGGGTTCGGTGGGAGAGCTGGAGAAATGGAGCGGCAGCGTGTCGGTCGAAATGGACGAGTACGAGCGGAGCGGCGAGACGGACGTGTACGAGCGCCACCTGCAGGACAGACGCAGACTGCAGGCCAAACAGCTGCACTCAGAGAGACGTAAAGCCTGGCTGAGGAAGAACGAGGCGCTGCTCAGAGTCTTCCTCACTTACTGCAGCCTGCACGGGGCCAAAGGGGGCGGAGTCACGTCAGTACGCATGGAGCTGCTCTTCCTGCTGCAGGAGTCGCaacag GAGACGACAGTGAAGCAGTTACAGTCCCCGTTGCCGTTGGCAACAACGTTGCCGCTTCTCTCAGCTAGCATCGCTCCAACTAAAACCGTCATGGCTAATCCCGTCATGCACCTGAACAACCACATCCTGGACATCCTGTACACTATAGTACAGACTGAGGCTCCGCCCCATCCTGACACACCTGATGATCGA GTGAACTCACTGCACACTTTGGCTGcttctctgtctgcctgcattTACCAGGCACTGTGTGACAGCCACAGCTACAG CAGTCAGTCCGAGGCGAACCAGTTCACAGGGATGGTGTACCAGGGGCTGCTGCTCAGCGGGAGGCGGAGACTCAGGACAGAGAGTATAGAAgaacaggccacgcccacctccACTCCTGCACACTggccag gCGTGGCGTCTCTGATCAGTCTGTTAGCGAGCTCCCAGGGCGAGGACCAGCCGCGTCTGAACGTGATGCTGTGTGAGGCCGTGGTGGCCGTGTATCTCAGCCTGCTGCTGCACGGACTCGGCACACACTCCACCAACGAGCTGTTCCGCCTCGCCGCCCACCCGCTCAACGCACGCATGTGGGCCGCCGTCTTCGGGGGCGGAGCCAAGATCATCATCAAGCCCAAGCGACCTCCCGAGATCGCGCCAG CCCCGCCCCCGACTCCTCCCTCTGAGGAAGTGGACCGTCAGCGCCGGAGGTTTAACATGCGCATGCTGGTTCCGGGTCGGCCCGTTAAAGAGACCCAGGTCACGCCCCCTCCGATCCCCACCGAGCGCCCCGCCTACAAGGAGAAGTTCATCCCCCCGGAACTCAGCATGTGGGATTACTTCGTGGCAAAA ccCTTCCTGCCTCTATCAGACAGTGGAGCTCTGTATGACTCTGATGAGAGCGGTGAGgaagatgaggaagaggaggacgaTGCTTTTCTGTCTGATACACAGATGACCGAGCACAGCGACCCGAACTCATacag ttgGTGTCTGATCCGCTTGGTGATGGTTAAACTCGCTCTACACAATGTAAAGAACTTTCTCCCAATCACAGGGCTTGACTttacag ACCTGCCTGTCTCGTCCCCACTGTGTAACTCGGTCTTGAAGTCGATGGAGAGCTGGGAGCAGCAGCTGCAGGAGAAGATGGACAGATTTGACGGTCCTCCTCCAAACTACATCAACACCTTCCCTGCGGACGCCAGTTTGGGCGGAGGTCCCGCCGCGCTGCGCCTCAAAGCCATGCTGGAGCCCGACAACACGCCCTtcaa ccaatcagatcacACCAATCAGGATGCTCAGAAGGATGAAGGGAATGTTTCTCTCcccttctttctgtctctccccctccccctgtctctctctctcccgctctgtttctctctccatAGGGCCAAGCACCGCCTCTCCTTCCCCGCCCGCCGGCTCTGGCACTTCCTGGTGAAACAGGAAGTCCTCCAGGAGACTCTGATTCGCTACATCTTCACCAAGAAAAGGAAGCAGAGTGAG TGTTTAGAGAACCATGtggactttcacacacacaactgtgtAGCAGGatcacacaaaaacaacaag gtggaggCTGATCTCGGGTACCCCGGAGGCAAAGCTAAAATTATTCACAAGGAATCGGACATCATCATGGCGTTCGCTATCAATAAG gctaaACCTAGCGAGATTGTCCTGGCCTCGACTCACGATGTTCAGGAAGTGGACGTTTCCTCTCTGCTGGCTGCGCAGTCGTACACCTGGATCGGGGACGACTTCGACAAGGAGTcacgcag TTCTGAAGACGACTATCGTTCCTCCCACACCAACATCGCACAGTCAAGCTCCGCCCCCTTCGCCCCTCCACCGATGCCTGTCTCCGCCTCCATGCCGTGGCTCGGCAGCGGACAGACTAGCATGGGCGCTAGCGTG cttGTGAAGAGGAACCTAAACAATGTGAAGAGAATGACGTCACATCCCATTTACCAGTACT atatgaCCGGAGCTCAGGATGGCAGTGTGAGGATGTTTGAATGGAATCGCCCTCAGCAGCTCATCTGCTTCCGACAGGCAGGAAACGCCCGGGTCACACGGCTCTATTTCAACTCGCAGGGCAATaag